The Allorhodopirellula heiligendammensis genome includes a window with the following:
- a CDS encoding response regulator translates to MSKMIWVGDGGQPPEASSAGTIDFPGDVQWVRAESIVEAFPMLEQESVAGIWLERSTLPQISEIRGITQSGLMLRDMPEGVALLDSDLRVIWANRQLLQWAGRDEGPPLGMTFYELLHNPEIMGPDFCPFHTSLATGDQSHSTLHSTHNQYFKVHAAPIYSAAASRHLIVTVSDITEEILQEQKLAAIHQAGRELADLRPNEIFMMEVDERIDLLKDNIQHYLRDLLNFEVIEIRVLEQSTGDLLPLLSVGIDEEASDRKLLARMHENGITGYVAASGVPYICHDVLNDPLFIPGVANTRSSLTVPLILHDQVLGTINVESPDVATFTDSDLQFLEIFARDIAFALNTLELLVAQKANTAQQSCDAIHSAVAMPVDAILNDAVHVMEGYIGHSSEVMDRLSRILQNSRDIKRTIQQIGQKMTPLEAVAADEKSERHVILRGKRILVVDEDDQVREDAHRLLERYGCVVETAHAGDEALLMVRRSGGQNSYDAIISDIRLADYSGYQLMLRLGKFMDHVPMILMTGFGYDPGHSIVKAKQNGLHPKAVLYKPFRLDQLIDVLKTVLEAAPKPIAEPPEDAGNNDGTEHSASTPSGARP, encoded by the coding sequence GTGTCAAAAATGATTTGGGTAGGCGACGGGGGACAGCCACCCGAGGCGAGTTCCGCGGGCACCATCGATTTCCCCGGTGACGTCCAATGGGTACGTGCCGAATCGATCGTAGAAGCATTTCCCATGCTCGAGCAGGAGTCAGTCGCCGGCATCTGGCTAGAGCGTTCAACTCTGCCGCAGATTTCGGAGATTCGCGGGATCACCCAAAGTGGCTTGATGCTGCGGGACATGCCCGAAGGCGTCGCTCTGCTCGATTCCGATCTGCGGGTAATCTGGGCCAACCGGCAATTGCTCCAGTGGGCTGGCCGCGACGAAGGCCCCCCGCTCGGTATGACCTTTTACGAGCTCTTACACAATCCCGAAATCATGGGACCGGACTTCTGTCCGTTTCACACCTCGCTGGCGACAGGTGATCAGAGCCATTCGACGCTGCACAGCACCCACAATCAGTACTTCAAGGTCCACGCCGCTCCCATCTATTCGGCAGCCGCATCGCGACACCTCATCGTCACCGTTAGTGATATCACCGAAGAGATCCTCCAGGAACAGAAGCTGGCCGCGATCCACCAAGCCGGACGGGAGCTCGCCGATCTTCGCCCCAACGAGATCTTCATGATGGAGGTGGATGAGCGAATCGATCTTCTCAAAGACAACATCCAGCACTACCTCCGCGACTTGCTGAACTTCGAAGTCATCGAAATCCGAGTACTCGAACAATCCACTGGCGATCTACTGCCACTGCTGAGCGTGGGAATTGACGAGGAAGCATCCGATCGCAAGCTACTGGCGAGAATGCACGAGAATGGGATCACCGGATACGTCGCCGCCAGCGGGGTTCCGTACATCTGTCATGACGTGCTCAATGACCCGCTATTCATCCCCGGTGTCGCCAACACCCGTAGCTCGTTGACTGTCCCTCTGATTTTGCACGACCAGGTGCTCGGAACCATCAACGTCGAGAGCCCCGATGTCGCCACGTTCACCGATAGCGACCTGCAGTTCCTAGAGATTTTCGCTCGAGACATCGCCTTCGCACTCAACACGCTGGAATTGTTGGTCGCGCAAAAGGCCAACACAGCCCAGCAAAGTTGTGACGCGATTCACAGCGCCGTCGCGATGCCAGTCGACGCCATTCTCAACGATGCAGTGCACGTGATGGAAGGGTATATCGGGCACAGTAGCGAGGTGATGGATCGTCTCAGCCGCATCCTGCAGAATTCACGCGATATCAAACGTACGATTCAGCAGATCGGGCAGAAGATGACCCCACTCGAGGCAGTTGCTGCCGACGAGAAGTCCGAACGGCACGTGATCCTGCGTGGCAAACGGATCTTGGTCGTCGATGAAGACGATCAAGTTCGTGAGGATGCTCACCGTCTACTCGAACGCTACGGATGTGTTGTTGAAACCGCCCATGCTGGCGACGAGGCCTTGCTGATGGTTCGCCGCAGCGGTGGGCAGAATTCCTATGATGCCATCATCAGTGACATTCGACTCGCTGACTATAGCGGTTACCAACTGATGCTGCGTTTGGGCAAGTTTATGGATCACGTGCCCATGATCCTGATGACCGGTTTCGGTTACGATCCAGGGCACTCTATCGTCAAAGCCAAACAGAACGGACTGCACCCCAAGGCGGTCCTGTACAAGCCATTCCGCTTAGACCAGCTCATCGACGTCTTAAAAACCGTGCTCGAGGCAGCCCCCAAACCGATTGCAGAACCACCAGAGGATGCCGGCAATAACGATGGCACCGAGCATTCGGCGTCCACTCCCAGCGGCGCTCGTCCCTAG